One segment of Strix aluco isolate bStrAlu1 chromosome 4, bStrAlu1.hap1, whole genome shotgun sequence DNA contains the following:
- the NUDT6 gene encoding nucleoside diphosphate-linked moiety X motif 6 isoform X1, with the protein MARPWRARSWGALAGLRARPDKFGGMSVDLAELRRPLRLERAAFGRWLRGAVARWREEGRVAVWLRVPILQSGFVAAAASQGFAFHHAEQGSSTLTLWLGEGPSRLPGYATHQLGVAGAVLDESTGKVLVVQDRNRTINAWKFPGGLSNPGEDIGDTAVREVFEETGIKSEFKSILSVRQQHEHPGAFGKSDMYIVCRLEPSSFDISFCQQECLRCEWMALDEVARTKQATPITSNVAKLLLYGYREGFDKIDITMREFPAVYPGLFYKLYHRELPESYRNIT; encoded by the exons ATGGCGAGGCCGTGGCGGGCGCGGAGCTGGGGCGCCCTGGCGGGGCTGCGGGCGCGGCCGGACAAGTTCGGGGGGATGAGCGTGGACCTGGCCGAGCTGCGCCGTCCCCTCCGCCTGGAGCGGGCCGCCTTCGGGCGGTGGCTGCGGG GCGCGGTGGCCCGGTGGCGGGAGGAAGGCCGCGTCGCCGTCTGGCTGCGCGTCCCCATCCTCCAGAGCGGGTTTGTGGCGGCAGCCGCTTCGCAAGGCTTTGCTTTCCACCACGCCGAGCAGGGCTCGTCCACCCTGACGCTGTGGCTAGGAGAAGGGCCCAGCAGGCTACCAGGGTACGCCACCCACCAGCTGGGAGTCGCAG GTGCTGTTCTAGATGAAAGCACTGGCAAGGTGTTGGTCGTACAAGACAGAAATCGG ACTATAAATGCGTGGAAATTTCCAGGAGGTCTGTCTAATCCAGGCGAAGACATTG GAGACACAGCAGTTCGAGAGGTTTTTGAAGAGACTGGCATCAAGTCAGAGTTCAAGTCCATCCTAAGCGTGAGACAGCAACATGAACACCCCGGAGCCTTCGGGAAGTCGGATATGTACATCGTCTGTCGCCTGGAGCCCTCCTCCTTTGACATCAGCTTCTGCCAGCAGGAGTGCCTGAGGTGTGAGTGGATGGCCCTCGATGAGGTTGCGAGGACAAAACAGGCTACTCCCATCACCAGCAACGTAGCCAAACTCTTACTTTACGGATACCGGGAAGGGTTTGATAAGATTGATATAACCATGAGAGAGTTTCCAGCTGTCTACCCAGGCCTGTTCTACAAACTATACCACAGGGAGCTGCCCGAGTCCTATAGAAACATTACATGA
- the NUDT6 gene encoding nucleoside diphosphate-linked moiety X motif 6 isoform X2, which produces MARPWRARSWGALAGLRARPDKFGGMSVDLAELRRPLRLERAAFGRWLRGAVARWREEGRVAVWLRVPILQSGFVAAAASQGFAFHHAEQGSSTLTLWLGEGPSRLPGYATHQLGVAGAVLDESTGKVLVVQDRNRTINAWKFPGGLSNPGEDIDTAVREVFEETGIKSEFKSILSVRQQHEHPGAFGKSDMYIVCRLEPSSFDISFCQQECLRCEWMALDEVARTKQATPITSNVAKLLLYGYREGFDKIDITMREFPAVYPGLFYKLYHRELPESYRNIT; this is translated from the exons ATGGCGAGGCCGTGGCGGGCGCGGAGCTGGGGCGCCCTGGCGGGGCTGCGGGCGCGGCCGGACAAGTTCGGGGGGATGAGCGTGGACCTGGCCGAGCTGCGCCGTCCCCTCCGCCTGGAGCGGGCCGCCTTCGGGCGGTGGCTGCGGG GCGCGGTGGCCCGGTGGCGGGAGGAAGGCCGCGTCGCCGTCTGGCTGCGCGTCCCCATCCTCCAGAGCGGGTTTGTGGCGGCAGCCGCTTCGCAAGGCTTTGCTTTCCACCACGCCGAGCAGGGCTCGTCCACCCTGACGCTGTGGCTAGGAGAAGGGCCCAGCAGGCTACCAGGGTACGCCACCCACCAGCTGGGAGTCGCAG GTGCTGTTCTAGATGAAAGCACTGGCAAGGTGTTGGTCGTACAAGACAGAAATCGG ACTATAAATGCGTGGAAATTTCCAGGAGGTCTGTCTAATCCAGGCGAAGACATTG ACACAGCAGTTCGAGAGGTTTTTGAAGAGACTGGCATCAAGTCAGAGTTCAAGTCCATCCTAAGCGTGAGACAGCAACATGAACACCCCGGAGCCTTCGGGAAGTCGGATATGTACATCGTCTGTCGCCTGGAGCCCTCCTCCTTTGACATCAGCTTCTGCCAGCAGGAGTGCCTGAGGTGTGAGTGGATGGCCCTCGATGAGGTTGCGAGGACAAAACAGGCTACTCCCATCACCAGCAACGTAGCCAAACTCTTACTTTACGGATACCGGGAAGGGTTTGATAAGATTGATATAACCATGAGAGAGTTTCCAGCTGTCTACCCAGGCCTGTTCTACAAACTATACCACAGGGAGCTGCCCGAGTCCTATAGAAACATTACATGA